One genomic window of Pseudomonas sp. LFM046 includes the following:
- a CDS encoding ATP-binding cassette domain-containing protein: MSNEYILSVEHLMMHFGGIKALNDVSLKIKRGSISALIGPNGAGKTTVFNCLTGFYKATGGRIHLNTRGSTTDVIKILGEPFQPTDFFNPAQFANRLHYKMFGGTHLVNRAGLARTFQNIRLFREMSVVENLLVAQHMWVNRNLLAGVFNTPGFRRAEEDALNHAFYWLEVVDLVDCANRLAGELSYGQQRRLEIARAMCTRPQLICLDEPAAGLNPAETEALSRIIRKLRDEHDQTVLLIEHDMGMVMSISDHIVVLDHGEVIAEGGPHDIRHDPKVIAAYLGAEEEEVA, encoded by the coding sequence ATGAGCAACGAATACATCCTCAGCGTCGAGCACCTGATGATGCACTTCGGTGGCATCAAGGCGCTCAACGACGTCAGCCTGAAGATCAAGCGCGGTTCCATCTCCGCGCTGATTGGCCCCAACGGCGCCGGGAAGACCACGGTGTTCAACTGCCTGACCGGTTTCTACAAGGCCACCGGCGGGCGCATTCACCTCAACACCCGTGGCAGCACCACCGACGTGATCAAGATATTGGGCGAACCCTTCCAGCCCACCGATTTCTTCAACCCGGCGCAATTCGCCAACCGCTTGCACTACAAGATGTTCGGCGGCACCCACCTGGTGAACCGCGCAGGGCTCGCGCGCACCTTCCAGAACATCCGCCTGTTCCGGGAAATGTCCGTGGTGGAGAACCTGCTGGTGGCCCAGCACATGTGGGTCAACCGCAACCTGCTGGCCGGCGTGTTCAACACCCCGGGCTTCCGCCGCGCCGAGGAGGACGCGCTCAACCACGCGTTCTACTGGCTGGAAGTGGTGGACCTGGTGGACTGTGCCAACCGCCTGGCCGGTGAGCTTTCCTACGGCCAGCAGCGCCGCCTTGAGATCGCCCGCGCCATGTGCACCCGGCCGCAGCTGATCTGCCTCGACGAACCGGCCGCCGGCCTCAACCCGGCCGAGACCGAGGCGCTCAGCCGGATCATCCGCAAGCTGCGCGACGAACACGACCAGACCGTACTGCTGATCGAACACGACATGGGCATGGTGATGAGCATTTCCGACCACATCGTGGTGCTGGACCACGGCGAAGTGATCGCCGAGGGCGGCCCCCACGACATCCGCCAC
- the livM gene encoding high-affinity branched-chain amino acid ABC transporter permease LivM has protein sequence MTSAIARKPLDIKQSLIDAVVAGLLALIVFGPIMGVVLDGYGFNLEFGRVGWVIAIVMTGRFALSLYMQTAGGEVLMQRFETPGSGVHVRAPDYKSRLRWIVPLIVVAAVLFPFVASKYMLTVVILGLIYVLLGLGLNIVVGLAGLLDLGYVAFYAIGAYGLALGYEHLGLGFWSVLPLSALMAALAGALLGFPVLRMHGDYLAIVTLGFGEIIRLILNNWLDFTGGPNGMSVPSPTFFGLEFGRRAKDGGVPFHEFFGVAYNPNLKFLFIYVVLFLTVLLVLYIKHRLTRMPVGRAWEALREDEIACRAMGLNHVLVKLSAFMLGASTAGLAGVFFASYQGFVNPSSFTFFESALILAIVVLGGMGSTVGVVIAAFVLTVAPELLRTFADYRVLLFGVLMVLMMIWRPRGLIRISRAGFTPRKGVAP, from the coding sequence ATGACTTCCGCCATCGCCAGGAAACCCCTGGATATCAAGCAGAGCCTGATCGACGCCGTGGTTGCCGGTCTGCTCGCCCTCATCGTCTTCGGCCCCATCATGGGCGTGGTGCTGGACGGCTACGGCTTCAACCTGGAATTCGGCCGCGTGGGTTGGGTGATCGCCATCGTCATGACCGGTCGCTTCGCCCTGAGCCTCTACATGCAGACCGCGGGCGGCGAAGTGCTGATGCAGCGCTTCGAAACCCCCGGCTCCGGCGTACACGTACGTGCCCCCGACTACAAGAGCCGCCTGCGCTGGATCGTCCCGCTGATCGTGGTCGCCGCGGTGCTTTTCCCCTTCGTCGCCAGCAAGTACATGCTGACCGTGGTCATCCTCGGCCTGATCTACGTGCTGCTGGGGCTGGGGCTGAACATCGTGGTCGGCCTCGCCGGCCTGCTGGACCTCGGCTACGTGGCCTTCTACGCCATCGGTGCCTATGGCCTGGCGCTCGGCTACGAGCACCTGGGGCTGGGCTTCTGGAGCGTGCTGCCGCTGTCTGCCCTGATGGCCGCCCTGGCCGGCGCATTGCTGGGCTTCCCGGTGCTGCGCATGCACGGCGACTACCTGGCCATCGTCACCCTGGGCTTTGGTGAAATCATTCGCCTGATCCTCAACAACTGGCTCGATTTCACCGGTGGTCCCAACGGCATGTCGGTGCCTTCGCCCACCTTCTTCGGGCTGGAGTTCGGCCGTCGGGCGAAGGATGGCGGGGTGCCCTTCCATGAGTTCTTCGGTGTTGCCTACAACCCCAACCTGAAGTTCCTGTTCATCTACGTGGTGCTCTTCCTCACCGTGCTGCTGGTGCTCTATATCAAGCACCGCCTGACCCGCATGCCCGTGGGGCGCGCGTGGGAAGCCCTGCGGGAAGATGAAATCGCCTGCCGCGCCATGGGCCTGAACCACGTGCTGGTGAAACTTTCCGCGTTCATGCTGGGTGCCTCCACCGCCGGTCTGGCCGGGGTGTTCTTCGCCAGCTACCAGGGCTTCGTGAACCCCTCGTCCTTCACCTTCTTCGAGTCGGCGCTGATCCTCGCCATCGTCGTGCTCGGGGGCATGGGCTCCACCGTCGGTGTGGTCATCGCCGCCTTCGTCCTGACCGTTGCGCCGGAACTGCTGCGCACGTTCGCCGACTATCGCGTGCTGCTGTTCGGCGTCCTCATGGTGCTGATGATGATCTGGCGGCCGCGCGGGTTGATTCGCATCAGCCGCGCCGGCTTCACCCCGCGTAAAGGAGTCGCCCCATGA
- a CDS encoding branched-chain amino acid ABC transporter permease encodes MDGIILQQLINGLTLGSVYGLIAIGYTMVYGIIGMINFAHGEVYMISAYLAAITLAILAFFGLESFPLLILGTLIITIVVTGVYGFVIERIAYKPLRNSTRLAPLISAIGMSLILQNYVQLSQGARQQGVPTLLDGALKFHVGEGFVQLTYTKVFILVAAFLGMAVLTYIIQHTKLGRMCRATQQDRKMASILGINTDRVISYVFVIGAAMAALAGVLITMNYGTFDFYAGFVIGIKAFTAAVLGGIGSLPGAMLGGIILGIAEAQFSGMVNTDYKDVFSFSLLVLILIFRPQGLLGRPHVAKV; translated from the coding sequence ATGGACGGTATTATCCTGCAACAGCTGATCAACGGGCTGACCCTCGGGTCGGTCTACGGCCTGATCGCCATCGGTTACACCATGGTTTACGGCATCATCGGCATGATCAACTTCGCCCATGGCGAGGTGTACATGATCTCCGCCTACCTTGCCGCGATCACCCTGGCCATCCTGGCCTTCTTCGGACTCGAATCGTTCCCCCTGCTGATCCTCGGCACCTTGATCATCACGATCGTGGTGACCGGCGTTTACGGCTTCGTGATCGAGCGCATCGCCTACAAGCCCCTGCGCAACTCCACCCGCCTGGCGCCCCTGATCTCCGCCATCGGCATGTCGCTGATCCTGCAGAACTACGTACAGCTCAGCCAGGGTGCCCGCCAGCAGGGCGTGCCCACCCTGCTCGACGGTGCACTGAAGTTCCATGTGGGTGAAGGCTTCGTGCAGCTCACCTACACCAAGGTGTTCATCCTGGTGGCGGCCTTCCTGGGCATGGCGGTGCTGACCTACATCATTCAGCACACCAAGCTCGGCCGCATGTGCCGCGCCACCCAGCAGGACCGCAAGATGGCTTCGATCCTCGGCATCAACACCGACCGGGTCATCTCCTACGTGTTCGTCATCGGCGCCGCCATGGCCGCGCTGGCCGGCGTGCTGATCACCATGAACTACGGCACCTTCGACTTCTATGCCGGCTTCGTCATCGGCATCAAGGCCTTCACCGCAGCGGTGCTTGGCGGCATCGGCTCGCTGCCCGGCGCCATGCTCGGCGGCATCATCCTCGGCATCGCCGAGGCGCAGTTCTCCGGCATGGTCAACACCGACTACAAGGACGTCTTCAGCTTCTCGCTGCTGGTATTGATCCTGATCTTCCGTCCCCAGGGCCTGCTGGGCCGTCCGCACGTCGCGAAGGTGTAA
- a CDS encoding branched-chain amino acid ABC transporter substrate-binding protein yields the protein MSQKIFRKGFLALAVTAALGVSSVVQADVVIGVAGPHTGANASFGEQYWRGASQAAEDLNAAGGINGEKIKLVKADDACEPKQAVAVANRLVDQDKAIAVVGHFCSSSTIPASEVYDEAGIIAMTPGSTNPAVTERGLSGMFRMCGRDDQQGIVAGDYIVDTLKATKVAIIHDKDTYGQGLADATKAELAKRGVKEVLYEGLTRGEKDFNALVTKIRATGAEVVYFGGLHPEAGPLVRQMREQGLTAKFLSGDGIVTDELVTTAGGPQYTKGVLMTFGADPRKIPDGKAVIEKFRANGFEPEGYTLYAYATLQALAAGFNGAGSNDPAKASAWLKSHAVQTVMGKKEWDAKGDLKKSDYVIYEWDDKGKYAQQ from the coding sequence ATGTCGCAGAAGATTTTCAGAAAAGGCTTTCTGGCCCTGGCGGTTACCGCCGCACTGGGTGTTTCTTCCGTAGTTCAGGCTGATGTTGTTATCGGCGTAGCCGGGCCGCACACCGGCGCTAACGCATCCTTTGGGGAACAATACTGGCGCGGCGCTTCCCAGGCCGCCGAAGACCTCAACGCCGCCGGCGGTATCAACGGCGAGAAGATCAAACTGGTGAAGGCCGACGACGCTTGCGAACCGAAGCAGGCCGTGGCCGTCGCCAACCGTCTGGTGGACCAGGACAAGGCTATCGCCGTCGTGGGCCACTTCTGCTCCTCCTCCACCATCCCGGCTTCCGAGGTCTACGACGAAGCGGGCATCATCGCGATGACCCCGGGTTCCACCAACCCCGCCGTGACCGAGCGCGGCCTGTCCGGCATGTTCCGTATGTGCGGTCGTGACGACCAGCAGGGCATCGTTGCCGGCGACTACATCGTCGACACGCTCAAGGCCACCAAGGTCGCCATCATCCACGACAAGGACACCTACGGTCAGGGCCTGGCCGACGCCACCAAGGCTGAACTCGCCAAGCGCGGCGTGAAGGAAGTCCTGTACGAGGGCCTGACCCGCGGCGAGAAAGACTTCAACGCCCTGGTCACCAAGATTCGCGCCACCGGCGCCGAGGTCGTCTACTTCGGCGGTCTGCACCCGGAAGCCGGCCCGCTGGTTCGCCAGATGCGCGAGCAGGGCCTGACCGCCAAGTTCCTCTCCGGCGACGGCATCGTGACCGACGAACTGGTCACCACCGCTGGCGGCCCGCAGTACACCAAGGGTGTGCTGATGACCTTCGGCGCCGACCCGCGCAAGATCCCGGACGGCAAGGCCGTGATCGAGAAGTTCCGCGCCAACGGCTTCGAGCCGGAAGGCTACACCCTGTATGCCTACGCCACCCTGCAGGCCCTGGCGGCCGGCTTCAATGGCGCTGGCTCCAACGATCCGGCCAAGGCTTCCGCCTGGCTGAAGAGCCATGCGGTGCAGACCGTGATGGGCAAGAAGGAGTGGGATGCCAAGGGTGACCTGAAAAAATCCGACTATGTGATCTACGAGTGGGACGACAAGGGCAAGTACGCCCAGCAGTGA
- a CDS encoding FAD-binding oxidoreductase: MTLRQECLWEYLTPQPPESPVLHGEVKVDVCVIGAGFTGLSAALHLLEAGKRVCLLEAHTAGHGGSGRNVGLVNAGLWIPPDEIEAGLGRTVGERLNRTLGAAPSLVFSLVDRYDIDCQLRREGTLHMAHNARGQADLASRCEQWQRRGAPVELLTGAACREATGTDKIAAALLDRRAGTLNPMGYTRGLARAVKSLGGHLFEHSPVQRLERQGVNWCVVTEHGVAIAPQVVIASNAYTEGEWTELRRHFFPGYYYQVASTPLAGTAADRILPGGQGSWDTRQVLSSIRRDADGRLLLGSLGNGSRKPAWFLKAWADRVQRHYFPYLGKVEWEFTWTGCIDFTPDHLMRLYEPAPGLLAFTGYNGRGVTTGSVVGKAFANYLLSGNEDVLPMPFQPMRAVAAVGLRSSLYEAGFSLYHAGQCLRVVI; this comes from the coding sequence ATGACCCTGCGCCAGGAATGCCTCTGGGAATATCTGACGCCCCAGCCGCCGGAAAGCCCCGTGCTCCACGGCGAGGTCAAGGTGGACGTGTGCGTGATCGGCGCCGGTTTCACCGGTCTCTCCGCCGCCCTGCACCTGTTGGAAGCGGGCAAGCGCGTCTGCCTGCTGGAAGCCCATACCGCTGGCCATGGCGGTTCCGGGCGCAATGTCGGGCTGGTCAACGCCGGCCTGTGGATTCCGCCGGACGAGATCGAAGCCGGTCTCGGCCGGACGGTTGGGGAGCGCCTCAATCGCACCCTCGGGGCTGCGCCGTCCCTGGTGTTCTCCCTGGTGGATCGCTACGACATCGACTGCCAGCTGCGCCGCGAAGGCACCCTGCACATGGCCCACAACGCCCGTGGCCAGGCCGACCTCGCCAGCCGCTGCGAACAGTGGCAGCGCCGTGGCGCGCCGGTGGAACTGCTCACCGGCGCCGCGTGCCGCGAGGCCACTGGCACTGACAAGATCGCGGCCGCGCTGCTCGACCGTCGCGCCGGTACCCTCAACCCCATGGGCTACACCCGTGGATTGGCGCGCGCGGTGAAGTCCCTCGGCGGGCATCTGTTCGAGCATTCTCCGGTGCAGCGCCTGGAGCGCCAGGGCGTGAACTGGTGCGTGGTCACCGAGCATGGCGTGGCCATCGCCCCCCAGGTGGTGATCGCCTCAAACGCCTACACCGAAGGCGAATGGACTGAACTACGCCGCCATTTCTTCCCCGGTTACTACTACCAGGTGGCGTCGACGCCTCTGGCCGGCACTGCCGCTGACCGCATCCTGCCGGGCGGGCAGGGCTCCTGGGACACCCGCCAGGTGCTCAGCAGTATTCGCCGCGACGCCGACGGCCGCTTGCTGCTCGGCAGCCTGGGCAACGGCTCGCGCAAGCCGGCCTGGTTCCTCAAGGCCTGGGCCGACCGCGTCCAGCGTCACTACTTCCCTTACCTCGGCAAGGTGGAGTGGGAATTCACCTGGACCGGCTGCATCGACTTCACCCCGGATCACTTGATGCGCCTCTACGAGCCGGCCCCCGGCCTGCTGGCGTTCACCGGCTACAACGGCCGTGGCGTCACCACCGGCAGTGTGGTGGGCAAGGCATTCGCCAATTACCTGCTGAGCGGCAACGAGGACGTGCTGCCGATGCCCTTCCAGCCGATGCGCGCAGTGGCGGCGGTAGGCCTCAGAAGCTCGCTCTACGAAGCGGGTTTTTCGCTCTACCACGCAGGGCAGTGCCTGCGCGTGGTGATCTAG